CTGCTCCAACCCGTGCATGGTGATGGCGTGCCCTCCCAGCCGCTCGTTGATCATGTGCAGTTCCCGCAGGTTTCGGTGCAGGAGATCCGCAGGAATGTCGGGGGCGTCCAGAAGCTCCGCTTCCGACGAACGTTCAGCAAAGGTAAATCTAGTCATACACGTAGGAAAAAATGGCCGATTCCATACTCAACCCAGGTCCAAACCCTACGGCGAACAGCTTGGCGAGTTGCTGCCCGGCCCGCCGGATTTCCAGGCGCGCTTCCAGGTAGTGCCGCAACACGAACAGAATCGTGGGCGACGACATGTTCCCAAAGTGCTGTAATACCTCGCGTGAGGTTTGCATGTCCCGATCCTCGAGCCGAAAAGCTTCCTGTACCGCATCAAGGATCTTTTTCCCGCCGGGATGGATCGCCCAGTGACCGATCTGTTCCCGTTGTAGCCGGAAGCGGGCCAGGGCGCGTTCCAGCATATCGTTACAATGTTTCAGAAGCAGAGATGGAACCCGGTTGCTCAACGTCATCACAAAGCCTTTGGGCGTGACAAACCACCCCATGGCTTCTTTTCCTTCGTGCGCCAGGGTTCCGTAAAACCCGTCGATGTGCAAGCCGGACCAGCCTTTTTGCCGTGCCTGCGTCGTTGAGGTGATCACCGACGCCGCAGCTCCGTCTGCAAACAAAGAGTTTGCCAGCAGATGGTCGGATTGTTCCGAGGGCTGGAAGTGTAATGTACATAATTCTACACAAATTACCAGCACAACTGCCTGATTATCAGTACGACAAATCAGGTCGGCTTGCTTCAGGGCGTGGAAAGCCGCATTGCACCCCAGAAAGTTGACGCTGGTCCGCCAGACGTCGGGCGGCAGGCCAAGCTGTTGCACCAGGGCAACGTCGAGTCCCGGCGCGACGAGTCCGGTGCAACTGACCGTGATCAGGTGGGTAATTTCGTCGGTCTTCAGGGCTTCGCCGACGGTAGCCAGCGACTTTACAGCTTCGTGGATGGCCTCGGTAGCCAGGGGTAAGGCCTGCCGTTCGTACTCTTCCATACGCCGGTCTACTTTCGGTTCCGAGCCATTCATGTGCGGCACCGGAAAAAACAGCCGTTCGCCCAACTGCTGCGAGAAGTCGGCCAGCACCGAATGGCGCGTGTCGATGCCGCTGTGTTCGTGCAGGAACCGCAGCTTCCGAAGTGCCCCGGGGGTTTCCTGGTAGGCATCTTCCATAAACGAAGCGATTGCTGCCTGTTGATTTTTATAAGGAGGCACCGCCGTTCCGATGCTGACAATCAAGCTCATAGCGTTGAGTTAAAAAATAAAACTGGGGCTGTAGACCAGCGTTAGGGTTAAGAAATACAGAATCATGCAACAGGCCGCGATCTGGTTCATGCGCATGGTGTTCCGGAAACTGGCCTGTTGCACATCGCGCCGTACATTAACTAGCCATACGGTAAAGTAGCTGACCACGGGTAACATAAAAAGCAGAAAAAGCCAGAAGGCTCCGAACTGCTCTTTGGTGCGGAACAGCAGCCACAGCCCGACCGTGGCCAGGCCAAACAGCGCCCCCGAAAAGAGGAATGTTCCGCGGAAGCCCAGCAACAGACTCAGGGTCTGATCT
The sequence above is a segment of the Catalinimonas alkaloidigena genome. Coding sequences within it:
- a CDS encoding type III polyketide synthase, which gives rise to MSLIVSIGTAVPPYKNQQAAIASFMEDAYQETPGALRKLRFLHEHSGIDTRHSVLADFSQQLGERLFFPVPHMNGSEPKVDRRMEEYERQALPLATEAIHEAVKSLATVGEALKTDEITHLITVSCTGLVAPGLDVALVQQLGLPPDVWRTSVNFLGCNAAFHALKQADLICRTDNQAVVLVICVELCTLHFQPSEQSDHLLANSLFADGAAASVITSTTQARQKGWSGLHIDGFYGTLAHEGKEAMGWFVTPKGFVMTLSNRVPSLLLKHCNDMLERALARFRLQREQIGHWAIHPGGKKILDAVQEAFRLEDRDMQTSREVLQHFGNMSSPTILFVLRHYLEARLEIRRAGQQLAKLFAVGFGPGLSMESAIFSYVYD